CCCTTGCGGCCTATCTGAATGCCATCACAGGCAAGGGCGTGCATATTGTTACGGTGAACGATTATCTGGCCCGCAGGGATGCGGAATGGATGGGGAAGCTTTATTCTTTCCTTGGCCTTTCCGTTGGCATTGTGGTGCATGGCATGGATGATGCACAGCGCAGGGAAGCCTATGCTGCGGATATCACCTATGGCACCAACAATGAGTTCGGTTTTGATTATCTCCGTGACAACATGAAGTTTCACAGAGATACCCTAGCCCAGCGGGAGCTGAATTTTGCCATTGTGGATGAGGTGGACAGCATCCTCATTGATGAGGCAAGAACCCCTCTGATTATTTCCGGGCCTGCAGAAAAATCTACGGATCTTTATTACTCTGTGAATATGATCATGCCTGCCCTGAAGGTGGAGAGGGATTATCTGGTAGATGAAAAAGCCCGCAGCGTCAGTCTTACGGAAGAGGGTGTGGCGAGGATTGAGGAGTTATTGAAAACGCCCAATATTTATGAGCCTGCCAATATCGAGATCCTCCATCATGTGAATCAGGCCTTGAAGGCCTATGCCCTGTTCCAGCGGGATGCGGATTATATTGTTCAGGATGATAAGGTTATTATTGTGGATGAGTTTACCGGACGACTCATGCCGGGCAGAAGATACAGCGAAGGTTTACACCAGGCACTGGAAGCCAAGGAAGGTGTGACCATTGAGAATGAAAATCAGACACTTGCCTCCATTACCTTTCAGAACTACTTCCGAATGTATAATAAGCTGGGTGGTATGACGGGTACGGCAGAGACTGAAGCTGTTGAATTCAAAAAGATTTATGGTCTGGGTGTTTTATCTGTTCCCACCCATAAGCCCATGATCCGTATTGATCATCCGGATATGATCTATAAGACAAAAAAAGAAAAGTTTCAGGCCATTGTTGAAGAAATAGCTACCCTGCACAAAAAGGGGCAGCCTGTTCTGGTGGGAACCATTAATATTGATATCTCAGAATATCTGAGCAGCCTTCTTACAAAAAAAGGTGTGTTCCATGAGGTGCTGAATGCCAAACAGCATCAGAAGGAAGCGGAAATTGTGGCTCTGGCCGGGCAGAAGGGACGGGTGACCATTGCCACTAACATGGCGGGCAGGGGAACTGATATTGTTCTGGGAGATGGGGTCAGGGAACTGGGAGGCCTGCATATTCTTGCTACGGAACGGCATGAATCAAGGCGCATAGACAATCAGCTCCGGGGGCGTTCGGGCCGACAGGGTGATCCGGGTTCTTCCCGTTTTTACCTGAGTCTTGAAGATGATCTTTTGCGAATTTTTGGTGGTGAACGTATAGGAAAGATAATGGACAGGCTGGGCCTTGAGGAAGGAGAACCCATTGAGCACCGTCTGATTTCCAGAGCCATTGAAAATTCCCAGAAGAAGGTTGAAGGCCATAACTTTGATATCCGTAAGCATATTCTTGAGTATGATGACGTGATGAATCAGCAGCGTGAGGTGATTTACCGCCAGCGCAGGGAGGCTCTGACCAGCGAGTCCCTGAAGGATTTCATCTCCGAAATGATAGAGGAAGTGGCTGAGGATACGGCTTATTCTTTTCGCTATGATCCTGTTCATGCACCGCTTGTCTGGGATGATGTGGTGGAGGCCGTTGGGCGTCGTTTTTTCTTTACCATTGAAAAGCCTGAAGCCTTTGAAGAGACGGAGCATATACCCCAGGAAACTTTGGCTGAAATCATAAAGGATGCCGCCTCCAGGTTTTATGAAGTAAAGGAAGCCATTGTGGGTGATGAGGAAATGCGTCAGCTGGAGCGTTTCATTGTTCTCCAGACAGTGGATTCTCAGTGGAAAAATCACCTTCTCAGTATGGATCACCTCAAAGATGGCATCGGTCTGCGTGGCTACGCCCAGCAGAATCCTCTGATCATGTATAAAAAAGAGGGTTTTGCCATGTTTCAGGATATGATTCAGCGGATTAAGAATGAGGTGATAGGCATTCTTTTCCGTGTCCAGATCCGCCGTGAAACGGAACTTGAGCCCCTGCCGGAACTAAAGCAGGACAAACTTGTTTTTTCCCATGGCAAGGATGATGACAGTAAAGAGCCGCTGCGCCGTAAAGAAGCCAAGGTGGGGCGCAACGATCTTTGTCCCTGCGGAAGCGGAAAGAAGTACAAAAAGTGCTGTGGTTGAAAATATGCCTTAAAAAACAGTCCATGAAGAATGTGCCTTTGATCTTGCCCTTGACCTTGTGCCATGAAGTCTTAATCTAAAAAAATACCGGAAACATATCCGGGTTTTTTAGATATACCTGTGGATACTGTAAGAGGTCTTTAATGAGGTAGTATGTTTTTGTAGTATGGAAAAAAAGTTTTTTAGTCTGTCATGGTAAGTAAGGAGCAGAAAACGAATGGGTGGGATGAATACGGAATTTGAAGAGTCTCTGGAAGAACTCCTTGGGGAAGAGCATGAAAAAGATCATCCCCCCCTTTATAAAGTACTTCTGCACAATGATGATTATACTACCATGGATTTTGTTGTTGAAGTTCTGGTTTCCATTTTCCATAAGACACCGGAAGAGGCAATGGATATCATGTTAAGTGTCCATCGGAAGGGTGTGGGGCTTTGTGGCGTCTATACCCATGAAATAGCAGAAAGCAAGGTTGAGGCCGTGACCCTCCATGCCAGGACCCATGGGTTTCCCCTGAGAACGACGATGGAGAAGGAATCATGATCAGCAAAGAGTTAAGTGCCACTTTGGGTTTTGCCGTACGTGAAGCAAAGAAACGCCGCCATGAGTATGTTTGTGTGGAGCATGTACTTTTTGCCATCCTTCACGATGCCGCAGGGATTGAAATTCTGGAAGCCTGCGGTGGGGATATCCGGAAACTTAAAAAACGGCTGGAGACCTTTTTCCGGGAGCGTATGGAAAGTCTTCCCGATGATACGGATTATGTGCTGCAGCAGACCGTCGGTTTTCAGCGTATGATACAAAGGGCGGTCAATCATGCCCGGAGTGCGGAAAAAAACAAGGTCAGTGTAGGTGACATTCTTGCTTCAATTTTTCAGGAAAAGGATTCCCATGCGGCCTTTTATCTGGAGCGTGAGGGCATTACCCGCCTGGAAGTTCTGACCTACATTTCCCACGGAATGGACACGGGTTCGCCCGCTGCCAGTCCTGATCAGAAGACCGGTGAGGCGGAAGGGGCAAAGGAAGATCCCCTTGGCAGTTATACCCTTGACCTTGTGGCCCATGCAGCTTCAGGACGCATGGATCCTCTTGTGGGGAGAAGTGCTGAACTGGAGCGTACCCTGCAGGTGCTTTGCAGAAGGCGTAAAAACAACCCGATTTTTGTGGGAGATCCAGGGGTTGGTAAAACCGCCCTTGCCGAAGGGCTGGCCCAGAGAATTTATAAAGGTGAAGTGCCTTTTTCCCTGAAGGAATGCCGGATTTTTTCTCTGGATATGGGAGCCCTTCTTGCGGGTACCAAATTCAGGGGCGATTTTGAGCTGCGTTTAAAAAAGGTGATTGAGGCCTTAAAACAACAGAAAAATGCTATTTTATTCATTGATGAGATTCATACCATTGTGGGTGCAGGGGCCACCAGTTCCGGCTCCATGGATGCTTCCAATCTTCTTAAGCCTTCCCTTGGATCTGGGGAATTCCGCTGCATAGGTTCCACAACCTATGAGGAATTCAAAAATCATTTCCAGAAGGACAGGGCGCTTTCCAGGCGTTTTGAAAAAATTGAGATCGCAGAACCCGATGAAGAAGCCTGCATAAAAATCCTTGAAGGCCTTAAGGATCGTTATGAAAAACACCATGATATCACCTATGAGCCGGAGGCCATAGAGGCGGCTGTCAAGCTTTCAGCACGTTATCTGAATGATCGTTTTCTGCCGGATAAAGCCATTGATGTGATGGATGAAGCAGGTGCCATGTATGCCCTCAAACGATCCGAAAGCCGTTCAGCGAGGTCGGTCATTACGGAAAAGGATGTGGAGGGTGTTATTTCCCGCATGGCCAGAATTCCGGCCAGAAGTGTTTCCGGTTCCGATAAAAAACGGCTCGGGCGGCTGGAAGATCGTCTTAAGGATGTGGTCTTCGGACAGGACAGTGCCATATCAGCCCTTGTGACGGCCATCAAACGTTCCCGTTCCGGCCTTGGAAATCCTGAAAAACCCGTGGGTTCATTTTTGTTCACAGGCCCTACCGGCGTGGGTAAAACAGAGGTGGCAAGGCAGCTGGCATCGGTCATGGGTATCCATTTTGTACGCTATGACATGAGTGAATACATGGAAAAGCATGCGGTTTCCCGTCTGATCGGTGCTCCTCCCGGTTATGTGGGTTTTGAGCAGGGCGGGCTTCTTACCGATGAGATACGCAAACATCCCCATGCGGTTCTTCTTCTGGATGAGATTGAAAAGGCCCATCCCGATGTGTTCAATATTCTGCTGCAGGTGATGGATTATGCAAGGCTTACGGATAATAATGGCAAACATGCGGATTTCAGGAATGTGGTGCTGATCATGACATCCAATGTGGGTGCAAGGGAAATGGCCACAGCTTCCATTGGTTTTGGTTCCTCAAGCAGGGATGATGCAGAAAAAGGGAAATCTGCGGTGAACCGCATGTTTTCTCCGGAGTTCAGAAACAGGCTGGATGATACCCTTGCCTTTCTTCCTCTGGATCAGAAGGTGATGGAACAGGTGGTGGAAAAGTTCATGGGGCTTCTCCGTACACAGCTTTCAGAACGTAAGGTGTCTTTAAGGCTGAGCGCCAAGGCCCGTCAGTGGCTTGCCATAAAAGGTTATGATTCCAAGTTTGGTGCAAGACCCCTTGACCGCCTCATTCAGACGGAAGTCAAGGATAGGTTGGCTGATGCCTTGCTCTTTGGCGATCTTGCATCCGGCGGCACCGTTTCCATCGGGGTGAAACAGGACAGGCTGACCTTCAGTTTCAAGGCTCTTCAGGCGGAAAGTCTTTAATATATGCCTGTTTTCAGGTTGGACAGATCCTTACAGTTTCCTCCAGTGGAACTTAGCGATAAAAGCGGACTTCTGGCTGTGGGAGGGGATTTAAGTCTGCCGCGTCTGCTGCTGGCTTATAAAGAGGGGATTTTTCCATGGTATGGAGAGGATGATCCGATTCTGTGGTGGTCTCCGGAGCCAAGGCTGGTCCTTTTCCCGGATGCTTTGCATATATCAAAAAGCCTTGGGAAACGTCTGCGAAAAAAAGACTTTTCTGTCACCATGGATACAGATTTTGCAGGAGTGCTGGAAGCCTGCTCCACCATACGCACGGAGCGGGGGGAGGAAACCTGGCTTTTACCGGAGATGAGAAGGGCTTATCAGAAGCTGCACGATGCGGGATATGCCCATTCCGTG
This window of the Desulfobotulus mexicanus genome carries:
- the secA gene encoding preprotein translocase subunit SecA gives rise to the protein MIARILTRIFGSMNQRELRRMQSYVDAVNALEPEMESLDDSVLAAKTEVYRKRFAAGESLESLLPEAFATVREASRRVLEMRHFDCQLIGAVALHEGSIAEMKTGEGKTLMSTLAAYLNAITGKGVHIVTVNDYLARRDAEWMGKLYSFLGLSVGIVVHGMDDAQRREAYAADITYGTNNEFGFDYLRDNMKFHRDTLAQRELNFAIVDEVDSILIDEARTPLIISGPAEKSTDLYYSVNMIMPALKVERDYLVDEKARSVSLTEEGVARIEELLKTPNIYEPANIEILHHVNQALKAYALFQRDADYIVQDDKVIIVDEFTGRLMPGRRYSEGLHQALEAKEGVTIENENQTLASITFQNYFRMYNKLGGMTGTAETEAVEFKKIYGLGVLSVPTHKPMIRIDHPDMIYKTKKEKFQAIVEEIATLHKKGQPVLVGTINIDISEYLSSLLTKKGVFHEVLNAKQHQKEAEIVALAGQKGRVTIATNMAGRGTDIVLGDGVRELGGLHILATERHESRRIDNQLRGRSGRQGDPGSSRFYLSLEDDLLRIFGGERIGKIMDRLGLEEGEPIEHRLISRAIENSQKKVEGHNFDIRKHILEYDDVMNQQREVIYRQRREALTSESLKDFISEMIEEVAEDTAYSFRYDPVHAPLVWDDVVEAVGRRFFFTIEKPEAFEETEHIPQETLAEIIKDAASRFYEVKEAIVGDEEMRQLERFIVLQTVDSQWKNHLLSMDHLKDGIGLRGYAQQNPLIMYKKEGFAMFQDMIQRIKNEVIGILFRVQIRRETELEPLPELKQDKLVFSHGKDDDSKEPLRRKEAKVGRNDLCPCGSGKKYKKCCG
- a CDS encoding ATP-dependent Clp protease adaptor ClpS, whose translation is MGGMNTEFEESLEELLGEEHEKDHPPLYKVLLHNDDYTTMDFVVEVLVSIFHKTPEEAMDIMLSVHRKGVGLCGVYTHEIAESKVEAVTLHARTHGFPLRTTMEKES
- the clpA gene encoding ATP-dependent Clp protease ATP-binding subunit ClpA — encoded protein: MISKELSATLGFAVREAKKRRHEYVCVEHVLFAILHDAAGIEILEACGGDIRKLKKRLETFFRERMESLPDDTDYVLQQTVGFQRMIQRAVNHARSAEKNKVSVGDILASIFQEKDSHAAFYLEREGITRLEVLTYISHGMDTGSPAASPDQKTGEAEGAKEDPLGSYTLDLVAHAASGRMDPLVGRSAELERTLQVLCRRRKNNPIFVGDPGVGKTALAEGLAQRIYKGEVPFSLKECRIFSLDMGALLAGTKFRGDFELRLKKVIEALKQQKNAILFIDEIHTIVGAGATSSGSMDASNLLKPSLGSGEFRCIGSTTYEEFKNHFQKDRALSRRFEKIEIAEPDEEACIKILEGLKDRYEKHHDITYEPEAIEAAVKLSARYLNDRFLPDKAIDVMDEAGAMYALKRSESRSARSVITEKDVEGVISRMARIPARSVSGSDKKRLGRLEDRLKDVVFGQDSAISALVTAIKRSRSGLGNPEKPVGSFLFTGPTGVGKTEVARQLASVMGIHFVRYDMSEYMEKHAVSRLIGAPPGYVGFEQGGLLTDEIRKHPHAVLLLDEIEKAHPDVFNILLQVMDYARLTDNNGKHADFRNVVLIMTSNVGAREMATASIGFGSSSRDDAEKGKSAVNRMFSPEFRNRLDDTLAFLPLDQKVMEQVVEKFMGLLRTQLSERKVSLRLSAKARQWLAIKGYDSKFGARPLDRLIQTEVKDRLADALLFGDLASGGTVSIGVKQDRLTFSFKALQAESL
- the aat gene encoding leucyl/phenylalanyl-tRNA--protein transferase; the protein is MPVFRLDRSLQFPPVELSDKSGLLAVGGDLSLPRLLLAYKEGIFPWYGEDDPILWWSPEPRLVLFPDALHISKSLGKRLRKKDFSVTMDTDFAGVLEACSTIRTERGEETWLLPEMRRAYQKLHDAGYAHSVETRDREGQLCGGLYGVSLGRVFFGESMFARVSDASKVALVHLVQQLDAWGFDLIDCQVQTDHLISMGAVTMGRRRFLSILKESLKHPTLKGPWRPDLQPDGIHRKRA